The Papaver somniferum cultivar HN1 chromosome 3, ASM357369v1, whole genome shotgun sequence genome includes a region encoding these proteins:
- the LOC113358876 gene encoding uncharacterized protein LOC113358876 codes for MDNKAGSLKKRGGMHIFTSIDGLSKRFIDLCVEEIGKEGYCGASLKVTSWKRIIEALNNEFKESLPYDLDQKALKNHWDALKKKYAVWRNIAGLTGDKYNATTGKLDWPESKWEEVIKSQPKAAQFRTSGLKYADNLYNLFEVVLTSENESFVHMPTGVLCPHLEADKDNSADVGSQSNAGTSNNSGKRKRREPAADDGVAKLDELIELVKEHFLFYRQHKEEKKAERQARKHHHESAEMDTRKQLESAEMEAYSLKECMVSINNMRRSESVKLRMKDYGVSMVKLAQSLDLRKAFIMLDSVDEKMLFICGLSA; via the exons ATGGATAATAAAGCTGGGAGTTTAAAAAAGAGAGGGGGTATGCATATCTTTACATCTATTGATGGTCTTTCAAAGAGGTTTATTGATTTGTGCGTTGAAGAGATTGGGAAGGAAGGATATTGTGGAGCTTCTCTTAAAGTAACATCTTGGAAACGAATCATAGAAGCTCTAAACAACGAGTTCAAGGAAAGTTTGCCATATGATTTAGATCAAAAAGCATTGAAGAACCACTGGGATGCCTTGAAGAAAAAATATGCTGTGTGGAGAAACATTGCAGGATTAACTGGTGATAAGTATAACGCGACAACGGGAAAACTGGATTGGCCTGAGTCGAAATGGGAAGAAGTAATCAAG AGCCAGCCAAAAGCTGCACAATTCAGGACCTCGGGTTTAAAATATGCTGATAATCTATATAACTTGTTCGAAGTAGTGTTGACCTccgaaaatgagtcatttgttcATATGCCAACTGGAGTTCTATGTCCACACCTAGAAGCAGACAAGGATAATAGCGCCGATGTGGGTTCACAAAGTAACGCTGGTACCTCAAATAACTCAGGGAAGAGGAAAAGACGTGAACCTGCTGCTGACGATGGTGTTGCAAAACTGGACGAACTTATAGAGTTAGTTAAGGAGCATTTTTTGTTTTACAGGCaacataaggaagaaaaaaaagcGGAGCGACAGGCTAGAAAGCACCACCATGAAAGTGCTGAAATGGATACTAGAAAGCAACTTGAAAGCGCTGAAATGGAAGCTTACTCGTTAAAAGAGTGCATGGTATCAATCAATAACATGAGACGTTCTGAATCTGTTAAGTTGCGAATGAAGGATTATGGCGTGTCAATGGTGAAACTTGCTCAAAGTCTTGACTTGAGAAAGGCCTTTATCATGCTGGATAGTGTTGATGAGAAGATGCTATTCATTTGCGGATTATCTGCCTGA